The genome window GTGCACACGCGGCCACGAAGCGTAGTTATCGGTCCGTGACCAGGCGGAATGTAACGCACTGGTACCGTGCGAATCGGTAAACAAGCCCGAACGGCGGACCGCCGACAGCGGCCGATACGCCTACTGTGGAGAGCATGCAGCGGAGGATCTTCGGCATCGAGACCGAGTTCGGAGTCACCTGCACCTTCCACGGGCAGCGCAGGCTTTCCCCGGACGAGGTCGCCAGGTACCTGTTCCGGCGGGTCGTGTCATGGGGGCGTTCGTCGAACGTTTTCCTGCGCAACGGGGCCCGCCTCTACCTCGACGTGGGCTCGCACCCGGAGTACGCCACAGCCGAGTGCGACGACCTGGTCCAGCTCGTCACCCACGACAAGGCGGGAGAGCGGATCCTGGAGGACCTGCTCATCGATGCCGAGCGCCGGCTCTCCGACGAAGGCATCGGCGGGGACATATTCCTGTTCAAGAACAACACCGACTCGGCGGGCAACTCCTACGGCTGCCACGAGAACTACCTGGTGGGCCGGTCGGGGGAGTTCTCCAGGATCGCCGACGTGCTGCTGCCGTTCCTGGTGACGCGCCAGCTCATCTGCGGTGCGGGCAAGGTGCTGCAGACCCCGCGCGGCGCGGTGTACTGCCTGTCGCAGCGCGCCGAGCACATCTGGGAGGGCGTGTCGAGCGCGACCACCCGATCCCGGCCGATCATCAACACCCGCGACGAGCCGCACGCCGACGCCGAGCGCTACCGGCGGCTGCACGTCATCGTCGGCGACTCCAACATGTCCGAGGTCACCACGCTGCTCAAGGTGGGCGCGGCCAACCTGGTGCTGGAGATGGTCGAGCAGGGCGTGCAGTTCCGCGACTTCAGCCTCGACAACCCCATCCGCGCCATCCGCGAGATCAGCCACGACCTCACCGGCAGGCGCACGGTCCGGCTCGCGGGCGGCCGGGAGGCATCGGCCCTGGACATCCAGCGCGAGTACCACGGGCGGGCCGTCGACCACGTGGCCCGGCGCGGCTCGGACCCGATGTCGGAGCGGATCCTCGACCTGTGGGGCCGCGCGCTGGACGCCGTGGAGCACCAGGACTACTCGCTGATCGACCGCGAGGTGGACTGGGCGATCAAGCTGCGGCTGCTGGAGCGCTACCGCAACAAGCACGGCCTGGAGCTCTCCAGCCCGCGCATAGCGCAACTGGACCTCGCCTACCACGACATCCGGCGCGGCCGGGGCCTGTTCGACATGCTCCAGCGCAAGGACCTGGTGGACCGGGCGACCGAGGACGGCGAGATCGAGGCCGCCAAGGACACCCCGCCGCAGAGCACCCGGGCCAAGCTGCGCGGTGACTTCATCGCGGCGGCGCAGGCCGCTGGCCGGGACTTCACGGTGGACTGGGTGCACCTGAAGCTCAACGACCAGGCGCAGCGCACGGTGCTGTGCAAGGACCCGTTCCGCGCGGTGGACGAGCGGGTGGAGCGGCTCATCAGCTCCCTGTAGCAACTTCCCACGACCGAAGACGCCGGCCGCATTCGTGCGGTCGGCGTCTTGCTGCGCGCTCGCCTGTTCAGCCGGCCCGGGCGTACAGGTCCCCACCGGCGGACGCACCGTTCGCCCACCTCCCGCCGGTGTCCGCACCACCTCGAAAGCTATGGCCCCCACCCGGCGGCCGGGGGCTCGCTCCATCGAACTGCGGGCTCCTGACCAGCAGGCTTTCGGTTCAGGCCAGGCATGCGGCCACGCCCGATGCCCGGCCGACACCGATCAGCCACGCACCCGGTCTCCGAACCGGGCGGGATGAGTGAGGCCCTCATGAGCAAGACGATCAGGACCCTAGGAGTGATCTTCGCGGGAGCGGCGTGCTGCGCCATGGCACCGGTCTCGGCGCTCGCCGAGAGCGTGCAGGCCGGCGCGCCGGTCGTGCACCTGGCGAGCCAGGGCGGGAGCCGGTCCGACGACGGCGGCTCGACCGGCGAGTCCGGTTCGGGCGGGAGCTCCGGTTCCAACGGTGGTTCGAACAGCGGTTCCGGTGGTACGTCCGGCTCGAGCGGGCAGCACGGCAAGGGCGGCACTGGGAAGAAGAGCACCGACTCCGACCGCGAGAACACCGGTTCGAGCCGGGACACGACGCCGCGGGTCGAGGCTCCCAAGGACGAGCAGAAGCCGCAGCAGAACTTCCTGCCGATCCCCGGGTTGCCGCCCATCCCCGGCCTGCCGCCCATCCCCGGCCTGCCGCCGATTCCCGGGCTGCCGCCGATTCCGGGGCTGCCACCCATTCCTGGGTTGCCCCCGATCCCGGCGCCTGCTCCGCCGCCACCTCCGGTGCCGAAGCCGCCGATTCCCGGGTTGCCGCCGATCGACATCTGCAAGCTGGTGCCGGTGCCGTTCCTCTGCAGTGGTCCCTCCAAGCCGCCACCGCCTCCTCCGGTGACGCCTCCACCTCCGCCGGTGACGCCACCTCCGCCGCCTCCGGTGACGCCGCCACCGCCTCCGCCGGTGACTCCGCCTCCGGTGACACCTCCGCCACCCGTGACTCCGCCTCCGGTGACACCGCCGCCCGACACCGGCAACGGCAAGCCGGACACGGGCGGGGCGCCGAACCCGGGTGGTACGGACAACGGCGGAACCGACAACGGCGGAACCGACACCGGCGGCGGCTCGTACGGCGGTGGTGAGTACACCGGCGGCTCGGGCACTTACGGCGGTGGCTCGTACGCGGGCGGCAACTGGAACGGCGACGCAGTCGCGCAGGTCTCCGAGATCCCGCAGGGCTCGGTGGACACCGGCGGTGGCAGCCCGGACGGGCTCACCGACGACATGGTCCTGCTCGCGGCGGGCAGCGTCGTGGTCGGAAGCGCCCTGATCGGCGTCTTCGTGACCCGTCGCCGCTCGAGCGAGCTCCACGGCGACACCGAGGGACGGTAGTCATGGGCACGATCACGAGCTCGAAGGGTGGCCGCCTGCTGATCGCGGCGGCGGTCACCTTCCTGGCCCTGTTGCTGCTGCTCGGCGGCTCGGTGATGTCCTCGGGCGGCTCCGGTCCCGGCTACCAGGCCGGCTACACCGGCAGGGCGTCCGCGCCGGTGGCTTCGCCGATGCCGGACTCCAAGCCGGTCCGGATCGACGTCCACCGCATCGGTGCCAGGTCGTCGCTGGTCGAGCTGGGCCTGCGGGCGGACCGCACGCTGGACGTGCCGCCGGTGTCCCAGCCGATGCAGGCGGGCTGGTACGGCAACGGGCCCACACCCGGCGAGCCTGGCCCCGCGGTCATCGCGGGCCACGTCGACGGCAAGGGCAAGGCGGGCGTCTTCCACCGCCTGCACGAGCTGGTGCCGGGTGACGTCGTCGACGTCCAGCGCCAGGACGGCACGACCGCGAGGTTCGGGGTGCAGCGCGTCGAGAGGGTTCCGAAGTCGAACTTCCCGACGCAGTCGGTCTACGGCAGCACACCGGACGCGCAGCTGCGGCTGATCACCTGCGGGGGATCGTTCGACAGCAAAGCGCACAGCTACCGGGACAACGTCATCGTGTACGCGAACCTGCTCCAGGGCGGGTGACCGGTGCGGCGTGGCAGGCGGGGCAAGGCCCTTCCTGCCACGCCGTTGTGCGTGTCGGCTCAGAAGCCGTCTTCGAACTCGCCTTGCGTTGCGGCTCCGGCAGCGGAATGTCAGGCGCTCAGCGCAGCGGGTGCTGCCCGGTCGGGCGGATCATGATCTCGTTGACGTCCACCGACTCCGGCTGCGAGAGCGCGTAGAGCACCGCCTGGGCTACATCGGACGGGCGCAGCTTGGGACGGTCGAGCTGTTCCGGGGTGTTCATGCCGGTCTCGACGAGTCCCGGCTGCACCAGCGTGACCCGGACACCGGTCCCGACGCACTCGGCGCGGATGTTCTGCGCCATCCCGGTGACCGCCCACTTCGTCGCCGAGTACAGGTTGCCGGGGCGGATGCCCCGTCCGGCCGCCGAACCGGTCAGCAGCAGGTGCCCCCTGGACCTGACCAGCGCGGGCAGGGCCGCCCGGGCCGTGAGCGCCGCACCGCAGACGTTGGTGAGCACCAGGTCCCGCCACTGGCCGGGGTCGGCGCCGCTGTCGCCGAGGAAGGAGGTCTCCAGGCTCAGGCCGGCGTTGGCGAAGGCGGCGTCCAGCCGTCCGAAGTGGTCTTCGGTGCGCTCGACGGCGGCGCTGATCTGCGCCCAGTCGCCGACGTCGCAGATCAGCGGGATGGCGCTGGCCGGGCCCAGCTCGTCGACGAGGGCGGAGAGCCGGTCGGCGGAGCGGGCAACCAGCCCGAGCCGGTAGCCGGCCGCGGCCGCGGCGCGGGCGGTCGCAGCCCCGATCCCGCGGGAGGCGCCAGTGATCAACATGACCGGTGAGGACATGCGCCTCAGCCTAGAGCCACCGGCCCTGACCTCGATCACATTCGCCCATTCAGTGTCGAATGAAGTCAATCCTGATGGGTCCAGAAGCAGAAGATCGAAGCCCTGAGTCGCCAAAGCGATCTCGGCGGCGGTGGCAACTCTTCACGGACGTGACGCATTAGTGCTCGCCGGACGTCAGGTATTCCTACTCTGGCAACTCTGCGCGCACGCGGGTGTACTCGGTGTCGTGCGCTAAGAAGTCCTTGCGCCACTGGGGAAATCCTTCCGTCCACGAGGCAACCCGCGAGCTGTCCCGCGCGTGGGAAACCGAGGTGCGCGCGGTCGGCACCCCCAGCGCAGAGACGACGAAAGGCTGGAGATGGCATCCGGCATGCTGGTCGAACTGAACAACCGTGAACGCGCCACCCTGCGCGCGGTCGCCGAGGGCAGGGTGGAGATCACCTGCAGCTCCGAACCCGACCTCTACGTCGACGGCCTGCCGCTGTGCGACCAGGCCACCGCCCGCCGGCTCGTGCACGGCGGCCTGCTCGGTCCCGCCAGGACCGACGACGTGGGCAGCAGGGTGCCCGCGGTGCTGACCGGTGAGGGCGCGGTCCGGCTGGGAACGTGAGGCGGCCCGTTCGCCGCCGTTCGGTGGGCCCCTCCGATGGGCCCGGGCACCCGAACACTTGATCACCCGGTGTGGAGCTAGAGTTTCGAAGTGGCCACTATGCGTGCTGAACGCTTGGTGAACCTGGTGCTGTGTCTGCTGTCCACTCGCCAGTTCCTCACGGCGGAGCGAATCCGGGGCATCGTGCCCGGCTATGCCGACGCGCCCAACGACGAGGCGTTCTTCCGGACCTTCGAGCGCGACAAGGCCGAGCTGCGCGACCTGGGGATCCCGCTGGAGACTGGGCGCAACTCGGCGTTCGACCTCACCGACGGCTACCGCATCGCGCGCCGGGACTACGAGCTCGGCGACATCGACCTGCTGCCCGACGAGGCCGCCGCCGTGGCGCTGGCGGTCCGGCTGTGGGACTCCCCGGAGCTGACCGGGGCCGCGCGCGGGGCGCTGCTCAAGCTGCGCGCCGCGGGCGTCGACGTCGACGAGCGCGCCTCCGCCGCGGTCGAGCCCAAGGTCCGCACCAGCGAGCCCGCTTTCGCGCCGCTGCTGGCGGCGGTGCAGTCGGGCCGGGTGGTCCGGTTCGACTACCGCAGGCCCAGCAGCCAGGACGCCACGCGCCGCACGGTCGAGCCGTGGGGCGTGGTGTCGTGGCGCGGTCGCTGGTACCTGGTCGGACACGACCGCGACAGGCAGGCCGAGCGGTGCTTCCGGCTGTCCAGGGTGGTCGGTGCGGTCGAGGCGACCGGGCCGCGCGACGTCGTGCAGCGTCCGCCCGATGTGGACCTGCTGCGCGTGGTCGCGGGCGGTGAACGGGAGGCGCCGCCGAGCACCCCGGCGCGGCTGTGGATCGAGCAGGGCCGGGCGCATGGCCTGCGGCGCAGGTCCACCGTGGTCGACGCGATGGAGCTCGACGGCGTGCCCGGGGACGTGGTCGAGCTGGATCTGGTCTACCCGGAGTCGGCCGCGACGTGGATCGCCGGCTACGGGCCCGACGTGGTCGTGCTGGAGCCCGACACGCTGCGCAAGACCGTCCACGAGACGCACCTGGGCGCGGCCTCCGACACCCCCCGAGGGGAGATGCGGGCATGAGGAGCGCGACCGAGCGCCTGCCGCGGCTGCTGGCCCTGGTGCCGTACCTGCTGAGCAGGCCGGGCATCCCGGTGGCCGACGCGGCCGCCGACTTCGGCGTCAGCGAGCAGCAGCTGCGGCGCGACCTGGAGCTGCTGTGGATGTGCGGCCTGCCGGGCTACGGCCCCGGTGACCTGATCGACCTCTCCTTCGAGAGCGACTCCGTCACGGTCACCTACGACGCGGGCATGAACCGGCCGCTGCGCCTGACGGCGTCGGAGGCCACCGCGCTGCTGGTGGCGTTGCGGGCGCTGGCCGAGACCCCCGGCATCACCGACACCGACGCCGTGCAGCGCGCGCTGGCCAAGGTGGAGGACGCTGTCGGCCAGGCCCGGCCGGCCGGTGTCGTCGTCGGGCTCGCGGGCCGGGAGGGGCCGCTGGCCCCGGGCGTCCGCGAGGCCGTGCAGGAGGCCACGACCGGTGGCCGGGCGCTGCGGATGCGGTACTACACCGCGTCGCGGGACGAGATCAGCGAGCGGACCGTGGACCCGATGCGGTTGCTGCTCATCGACGGCCGCAGCTACCTGGAGGCGTGGTGCCGCCAGGCCGAGGGGATGCGGCTGTTCCGCCTGGACCGCATCGACGACATCGAGGTCCTGCCCGAGCCGGCGCAGCCACCGCCGGACGCGCGCCCGGCGGACTTCTCCGAGGGCCTGTTCCGGCCCGCGCCCGAGCAGCTGGTGGCGGAGCTGGAACTGGAGCCCGACGCCCGGTGGGTGGCCGAGTACTACCCGGTCGACGACCTCGTGGAGCTGTCCGGGGGGCGGGCGCGGGTGCGGATGCGCTACTCCGACCG of Saccharopolyspora erythraea contains these proteins:
- the pafA gene encoding Pup--protein ligase → MQRRIFGIETEFGVTCTFHGQRRLSPDEVARYLFRRVVSWGRSSNVFLRNGARLYLDVGSHPEYATAECDDLVQLVTHDKAGERILEDLLIDAERRLSDEGIGGDIFLFKNNTDSAGNSYGCHENYLVGRSGEFSRIADVLLPFLVTRQLICGAGKVLQTPRGAVYCLSQRAEHIWEGVSSATTRSRPIINTRDEPHADAERYRRLHVIVGDSNMSEVTTLLKVGAANLVLEMVEQGVQFRDFSLDNPIRAIREISHDLTGRRTVRLAGGREASALDIQREYHGRAVDHVARRGSDPMSERILDLWGRALDAVEHQDYSLIDREVDWAIKLRLLERYRNKHGLELSSPRIAQLDLAYHDIRRGRGLFDMLQRKDLVDRATEDGEIEAAKDTPPQSTRAKLRGDFIAAAQAAGRDFTVDWVHLKLNDQAQRTVLCKDPFRAVDERVERLISSL
- a CDS encoding class F sortase — translated: MGTITSSKGGRLLIAAAVTFLALLLLLGGSVMSSGGSGPGYQAGYTGRASAPVASPMPDSKPVRIDVHRIGARSSLVELGLRADRTLDVPPVSQPMQAGWYGNGPTPGEPGPAVIAGHVDGKGKAGVFHRLHELVPGDVVDVQRQDGTTARFGVQRVERVPKSNFPTQSVYGSTPDAQLRLITCGGSFDSKAHSYRDNVIVYANLLQGG
- a CDS encoding SDR family oxidoreductase, with the protein product MSSPVMLITGASRGIGAATARAAAAAGYRLGLVARSADRLSALVDELGPASAIPLICDVGDWAQISAAVERTEDHFGRLDAAFANAGLSLETSFLGDSGADPGQWRDLVLTNVCGAALTARAALPALVRSRGHLLLTGSAAGRGIRPGNLYSATKWAVTGMAQNIRAECVGTGVRVTLVQPGLVETGMNTPEQLDRPKLRPSDVAQAVLYALSQPESVDVNEIMIRPTGQHPLR
- a CDS encoding helix-turn-helix transcriptional regulator, giving the protein MATMRAERLVNLVLCLLSTRQFLTAERIRGIVPGYADAPNDEAFFRTFERDKAELRDLGIPLETGRNSAFDLTDGYRIARRDYELGDIDLLPDEAAAVALAVRLWDSPELTGAARGALLKLRAAGVDVDERASAAVEPKVRTSEPAFAPLLAAVQSGRVVRFDYRRPSSQDATRRTVEPWGVVSWRGRWYLVGHDRDRQAERCFRLSRVVGAVEATGPRDVVQRPPDVDLLRVVAGGEREAPPSTPARLWIEQGRAHGLRRRSTVVDAMELDGVPGDVVELDLVYPESAATWIAGYGPDVVVLEPDTLRKTVHETHLGAASDTPRGEMRA
- a CDS encoding helix-turn-helix transcriptional regulator, which codes for MRSATERLPRLLALVPYLLSRPGIPVADAAADFGVSEQQLRRDLELLWMCGLPGYGPGDLIDLSFESDSVTVTYDAGMNRPLRLTASEATALLVALRALAETPGITDTDAVQRALAKVEDAVGQARPAGVVVGLAGREGPLAPGVREAVQEATTGGRALRMRYYTASRDEISERTVDPMRLLLIDGRSYLEAWCRQAEGMRLFRLDRIDDIEVLPEPAQPPPDARPADFSEGLFRPAPEQLVAELELEPDARWVAEYYPVDDLVELSGGRARVRMRYSDRSWMVRLVLGQGGRVRVSGPDDLASDVRQRAEEALTRARHLPST